TAAGGTTTTAAGGTGCAATTCTTGGTTCTAGTGTTGCTTTATGTGTTCCAAAGCTTTGAGTAAATCTATAGTATGTTTATAGACATGTTagtgtatttggacggggtcccggtggcccgggtgtgtttcagaccacTCGAAGCATGTTTGAACTTGACCGAAATTGTTGGTGTGCTTCGCGATTACGAAGAAGGCTGGTGAAGGGCCCTGAACTTTACTCTTTTCAAACGGGAGGAGGCTATCGCAAACACGGTGAAGGACCTGATCCTCCTTCGCACGTGTAGGCCCGATCGCTAACGCGAAGAAGGTTGGGAGTGGGATGGGCTGAAAGGCagaaggccttcgcgaacgtgactggTGGAAACCGAATGCGAAGGCAGGTTCAGttaggcatcgcgaacgcgatcataAAGCTGCAAACGCAAAGGGTACCTGGGCAGCtggaagaaattggccttggcaGATTTGATTTTAATATgggatttggctcattttctttcattttcacttaGGTTTGATCGGCtttgagaggattttcatcaAGTATCACAAGGTAAGTAAATTCTATctatttttgagttaaatacatagattatggataaaTTTTAATATGGAAATTTGTTAAAATTGTGGGATTTAGTTAGAAAcctagggtttggtaaaaattagatttgaccacgaaatctattttggaattgggaataaattatatatttgagttggtgaggtcatgggtaacatttatcttcaaacattttcggaatccgggtatGTGGACCCGGGAGTGATTTTTATGGACCTTCCGAATTTGGTTGGAAAATAAGTTTAATAGTTATACTATGAACTTTTGAccatatatttattagtttatatgacttttgattagtttcggattgttcgacaTCGTTTCGGGAGCTCTAATGAGGTAAAAGAGCTGAATAGTGAACTTGaaagtgaggtaagtttcttgtctagCCTGTAAGAGTGAatttatccccttaggtgtattaattATTGTGTTCTATTTGTtttggggagctacgtacgcacgaggtgatgagagttcgtacatagctatatttatgttatgtccgGGTGTTAGACTAACATCATGCCTTAATTGTGCTATTTGTATTTGCCCTGCATACTTGATTCCTTTAATTTATGACTgagattacaacaacaacaaaaaaaaaacataccAGTGTATTCCCACAattggggtctgggaagggtagagtgtaagcagaccttacccctgcctttaaaaggtagagaggctattttcggaagaccctcggctcaggaagggGAGAGGGGAGGGGCAATAACAAGCAAACCGATCTGACAACCAAAGCAAAAAATACAAACCTAGCAAAAGGCAATGCAATAAGAAAACCAAAACACAAGACAACAACAAGTAGTAACATAAGACTAGGGGTagaaataacaaaaacaaaaaggCACCTAGTGGTGTATCAAAGCTATGATCAAATTCAGAAAGCTTGGGTTACATAATGTCCCTCATAAATGGCCGGATCAGATTGACATGCTGGAAAACTACATGCCTAAATTGAAGATCACTAAGGTGCATTGGGAATATTCTAGTCCAGGATGGGTTAAAGTGAATACAAATGGGGCTTCTAGAGGTAATCCTGGTAGGAGTTCTATCGGCTTTGTACTGAGAAATGAGGAAGGGGATGTCCTGTATGCTTGTGGAAAGGAGGTACAGGAGGGAACCAATTCAGAAAGTGAGGCAAAGGCTATGCTTGAAGCTTTGAGATACTGT
The DNA window shown above is from Nicotiana tomentosiformis chromosome 8, ASM39032v3, whole genome shotgun sequence and carries:
- the LOC138897218 gene encoding uncharacterized protein, which translates into the protein MIKFRKLGLHNVPHKWPDQIDMLENYMPKLKITKVHWEYSSPGWVKVNTNGASRGNPGRSSIGFVLRNEEGDVLYACGKEVQEGTNSESEAKAMLEALRYCVEHDFILIELHTDSMLITNVVTGVWTVPWSVAAYVEDIKELMAQCNVTVAHNLREGNRLADHLTNFAIDIGPMEAHYF